A window of the Fusarium poae strain DAOMC 252244 chromosome 3, whole genome shotgun sequence genome harbors these coding sequences:
- a CDS encoding hypothetical protein (TransMembrane:10 (n4-12c17/18o201-219i243-263o275-293i300-320o368-386i452-476o488-509i518-538o550-570i614-632o)~BUSCO:12479at5125) yields the protein MTSLFLGLSFSLPPHFPKIPPSRSSRLPSNIPLRTLRPDNHQHQDPDSQATSLLASRNDHDREYDDDDSDNTNFNRHHDVAKSKRRSSYSGSESSWTDTGDIGEQLADEHDPVRLQLGSDIEDELLANVHRRQPKHGNQKRVRIQDSNSHHRSSRSRSALINKEAIEVPNFNPPGPSRVERILGTIMAGRTGSIHGLTGKALIYFTSIFVSLGVFLFGYDQGVMSGIITGPYFMDYFGHPSKAYVGTMVAILEIGAFITSLMVGRIGDIIGRRRTIFYGSCVFFIGGALQALATSMPMMMAGRFIAGFGVGALSTIVPVYQSEISPPHNRGKLACIEFTGNIVGYATSVWVDYGCGFIESDYSWRIPLGLQCVMGALLGMGSLVIVESPRWLLDNDHDEEGMVVIANLYGGGDIHDPKARDEYREIKMNVLLQRQEGERTYKEMFRRYKTRVFIAMSAQALAQLNGINVISYYAPYVFESAGWVGHDAVLMTGFNSLTYLMSTIPPWYLVDRWGRRKILLSGATAMAISLSLISYFLFLDIKWTPRLVVLFVMIYNAAFGYSWGPIPWLYPPEILPLSIRSKGASLSTATNWAANWLVGEMTPILQEWIKWRMYLVHAFFCVVSVVVVYFIYPETCGVRLEDMDSLFGDASTVAGTPSLHGTETGSLMRGGSPVGSSRGLIGPSSAIPGLSLDPPTIDDDSKSQVQSGGDERGVGGWLSRVVGRNRSDSGSSAQGRYAPLGQQEEGRRDER from the exons ATGACCTCGTTGTTTCTCGgcctttccttttctcttcct CCCCATTTCCCCAAAATTCCTCCCTCACGATCTTCACGTCTTCCCTCAAACATTCCACTGCGGACCTTACGTCCTGAcaaccaccaacaccaagaccCGGACTCGCAAGCGACGTCATTGCTCGCGTCCCGCAACGACCACGATCGTGAatacgacgacgacgatagcGACAATACTAACTTCAACCGCCATCACGACGTCGCCAAATCTAAACGTCGCTCGTCTTATTCCGGCTCCGAGTCGTCGTGGACCGACACCGGTGATATCGGCGAGCAGCTCGCTGACGAGCACGACCCTGTTCGTCTGCAGCTTGGTTCCGATATAGAGGACGAGCTCCTGGCAAACGTTCACCGTCGACAACCCAAGCACGGCAATCAAAAGAGAGTTCGAATACAAGACTCAAATTCTCACCACCGTTCTTCTCGGTCCCGATCTGCCCTTATCAATAAGGAGGCTATCGAGGTCCCCAACTTTAACCCCCCAGGCCCTTCCCGTGTTGAACGTATACTCGGTACCATCATGGCAGGACGCACAGGATCCATCCATGGCCTCACTGGCAAGGCCTTGAT CTACTTCACCAGTATCTTTGTATCACTAGGTGTTTTCCTTTTCGGGTACGATCAGGGTGTCATGTCTGGAATCATCAC TGGTCCATACTTTATGGATTATTTCGGCCACCCCTCAAAAGCCTATGTTGGCACTATGGTGGCAATCTTGGAGATTGGCGCATTCATCACTTCCTTGATGGTTGGTCGCATTGGAGATATTATCGGACGACGACGGACTATTTTTTACGGTTCATGCGTCTTTTTCATCGGAGGTGCACTCCAGGCACTGGCTACGTCCATGCCTATGATGATGGCTGGGCGTTTCATTGCTGGTTTCGGCGTTGGTGCGCTCTCGACTATTGTGCCCGTTTACCAGTCTGAGATCTCGCCTCCTCACAATCGAGGAAAGCTGGCTTGCATTGAGTTCACAGGAAACATCGTCGGCTACGCCACATCTGTCTGGGTTGACTACGGCTGCGGCTTCATCGAGAGCGACTATTCCTGGCGCATTCCTCTCGGACTGCAATGTGTTATGGGCGCCCTCCTCGGCATGGGTAGTCTTGTCATTGTCGAGTCTCCTCG ATGGCTTTTGGATAACGATCATGACGAAGAGGGCATGGTTGTCATTGCCAACTTGTACGGCGGCGGCGACATTCACGACCCGAAGGCTCGAGATGAATACCGCGAGATCAAGATGAATGTCCTTCTCCAGCGACAGGAAGGCGAGCGCACATACAAGGAGATGTTCCGTCGATACAAGACTCGTGTTTTCATCGCTATGTCTGCTCAGGCGCTCGCCCAACTCAATGGTATCAACGTTATTTCTTACTACGCGCCTTATGTCTTTGAGTCCGCCGGCTGGGTTGGCCATGATGCCGTCCTCATGACTGGTTTCAACAGTCTCACCTATCTCATGTCGACAATCCCACCATGGTACCTGGTTGATCGCTGGGGACGACGCAAGATTCTTCTTTCTGGCGCCACAGCCATGGCTATCTCATTATCGCTAATCTCTTACTTCCTATTCCTCGATATCAAGTGGACTCCACGATTGGTCGTTTTATTTGTTATGATCTACAACGCTGCTTTTGGCTACTCATGGGGACCTATCCCATGGTTGTACCCGCCTGAGATTCTCCCCCTCAGCATTCGATCCAAGGGTGCTAGTTTGTCGACAGCAACAAACTGGGCTGCCAACTGGCTGGTAGGAGAAATGACACCAATTCTTCAGGAATGGATCAAGTGGCGCATGTACCTTGTTCATGCTTTCTTCTGTGTGGTTAGTGTGGTTGTTG TCTACTTTATTTACCCTGAGACTTGTGGTGTCCGCCTGGAGGATATGGATTCGCTCTTCGGAGATGCCAGTACTGTTGCTGGCACACCCTCGTTACACGGCACTGAAACTGGTTCCTTGATGAGGGGCGGATCTCCTGTCGGATCATCTCGTGGACTTATCGGACCCTCATCTGCCATCCCTGGCCTTTCTCTGGATCCTCCTACTATCGACGATGACAGTAAATCTCAGGTGCAGAGTGGTGGTGATGAACGGGGCGTCGGAGGGTGGCTTTCAAGAGTTGTCGGCCGAAACCGATCCGATAGCGGTAGCAGCGCGCAAGGTCGTTATGCTCCCCTTGGCCAACAGGAAGAAGGTCGTCGTGATGAGCGTTGA
- a CDS encoding hypothetical protein (BUSCO:53102at5125): MSRQIASRASRMASQAIRSSTPVCRSSFRVATMAYASRLAVCSNLSQRSFSTTVSRKKGIMPDTEDPAKPLTETEQAEPTAAVAEITEQEYHEIADEYLDNIVNRFEELQDQREDIDVEFSAGVLTIDWPENGTYVINKQPPNKQIWLSSPISGPKRYDWCLLGEGQDQKEGTAMGDWIYTRDGSSLSQVILEELGVDIAVPGEE, translated from the exons ATGTCTCGACAAATCGCATCTCGAGCTTCCCGTATGGCTTCGCAAGCCATCCGCTCGTCGACGCCAGTCTGCCGCTCCAGCTTCCGTGTTGCAACCATGGCCTATGCTTCACGTCTCGCCGTCTGCTCTAATCTTTCTCAGCGCAGTTTCTCGACTACCGTGTCCCGCAAGAAGGGTATCATGCCTGACACCGAGGACCCAGCCAAGCCTTTGACAGAAACTGAGCAAGCTGAGCCAACTGCTGCTGTCGCCGAGATCACCGAGCAAGAGTATCATGAAATTGCCGATGAGTACCTCGACAATATTGTCAACAGATTTGAAGAGCTTCAGGATCAGCGTGAGGATATTGACGTCGAATTCTCG GCTGGAGTCCTCACCATCGACTGGCCCGAGAATGGCACATACGTCATCAACAAACAGCCTCCCAACAAGCAGATTTGGTTGTCATCCCCCATCTCAGGTCCCAAACGCTACGACTGGTGCCTTCTCGGTGAGGGTCAGGACCAGAAGGAGGGCACGGCTATGGGCGACTGGATCTACACCAGAGACGGCTCTAGCTTGAGTCAGGTCATCCTTGAGGAACTTGGTGTCGATATCGCTGTTCCGGGTGAGGAGTAG
- a CDS encoding hypothetical protein (BUSCO:51990at5125), translating to MINAFLVFNGQGQPRLTKFYTQLETSIQQRLISEIFTLVSNRPAGSCNFLPLPPMLAASGTSHTSSEEQNDVPTLVTYRNYATLYFIVISTSTESPLALIDLIQVYVEALDKLFENVCELDLIFNFETLHSTLSEMIIGGVVIETNLDRIVSGVKAQGTVAKRPVNEGRGPTGLGSGLGMGANFAWTGR from the exons ATGATCAACGCATTTCTGGTCTTCAATGGCCAAGGTCAGCCCCGTCTGACCAAGTTCTACACCCAGCTG GAAACGAGCATACAACAGCGCCTCATATCCGAAATCTTTACCCTCGTATCGAACCGACCAGCTGGATCCTGCAACTTCCTACCTCTCCCTCCTATGCTTGCCGCTTCCGGCACTTCTCACACTTCCTCAGAGGAGCAGAACGATGTCCCTACCCTCGTAACATACCGCAACTATGCGACTCTTTACTTTATTGTTATTTCCACCTCGACCGAATCGCCTCTCGCACTGATAGACCTCATTCAAGTCTACGTAGAGGCCCTCGACAAGCTTTTTGAGAACGTCTGTGAGCTGGACCTGATATTCAACTTCGAAACTCTGCATTCTACGCTATCGGAGATGATAATAGGAGGTGTCGTAATAGAGACAAATCTGGATCGCATTGTCTCGGGTGTCAAAGCGCAGGGAACAGTTGCAAAGAGACCTGTTAATGAAGGCAGAGGCCCTACTGGTCTGGGAAGTGGACTTGGAATGGGCGCCAACTTTGCTTGGACCGGACGATGA
- a CDS encoding hypothetical protein (TransMembrane:1 (i68-89o)~BUSCO:55308at5125) — translation MLSTLVRRMASSSKDNLLKRAPLTVANNPYKARKVWPPNFKQLTVQQQLRFEKKYKRRIILASRAPRWIKFVKTAQLLTIVAALVWLFFYSEFEWWGQKYKPSEEIRRKTQYLFGTVDPEKRYERRADAPPFAPPKDEPESK, via the exons ATGTTATCGACTCTAGTCCGGCGTATGGCCTCATCGTCAAAGGACAACCTTCTCAAGAGGGCTCCTTTGACCGTAGCCAACAACCCTTACAAGGCGCGAAAGGTGTGGCCTCCCAACTTCAAGCAGCTCACCGTCCAGCAACAATTACGATTCGAAAAGAAATACAAACGTCGCATTATACTGGCCAGTCGAGCACCCCGGTGGATCAAGTTTGTCAAGACTGCTCAGCTCTTGACGATTGTTG CTGCCCTGGTCTGGCTCTTCTTCTACTCCGAGTTCGAATGGTGGGGTCAGAAGTACAAGCCTTCTGAAGAG ATCCGACGGAAAACGCAATATCTCTTTGGTACCGTTGATCCCGAAAAGCGATATGAACGACGAGCGGATGCGCCACCTTTTGCTCCCCCGAAAGACGAGCCCGAGTCGAAATAG
- the LEU6 gene encoding 2-isopropylmalate synthase (BUSCO:2135at5125): MASTDAVPKAMESLHISKTKELKGTEKRDTLIAIEKKYQKIWEDQHVFEADSPSTSEVPLHSVSAAELREQQPKFFGCMAYPYMNGTLHAGHSFSVSKVEFAAGVARMQGKRTLFPMGFHCTGMPIKACADKLVNEVKKFGQDFAGYKEEEEEVVEEAPKAQAKEDITKFKATKGKAAAKTVKMKYQFQIMQAIGIPTEEIHKFADPQHWLQHFPPLCREDLTNFGCRIDWRRSFVTTDANPYYDAFVRWQMNRLKELNKIKFGKRYTIYSIKDGQPCMDHDRSDGEGAGPQEYTALKLKVLEWAPKAAETLKGKLPEQAKVYCVPATLRPETMYGQTCCFVGPKITYGIFKVNETDYYVMTERAARNMAYQGIFATEGVIEKTAEVGGADLVGTLVDAPLSLHKEGVRILPMETVLPTKGTGVVTSVPSDSPDDYATVTDLAKKADYYGITKEWAELEIFPIIETPSYGDLCAPFLVKKLKIASPKDTKQLEEAKELAYKEGFYQGILKVGEFKGEKVEVAKPKVRQQMIDAGQAFAYSEPERKVTSRSGDDCIVSLMDQWYLDYGEESWKKTTLDWVENGLNTYTAETKNQFEGVLNWLNQWACARSFGLGSKLPWDPQFLVESLSDSTIYMAYYTIAHYLHNDIFGKTKGLADIGPEAMTDEVWDYVFCRGELTDEVLNSKIPKETLEKMRREFEYFYPLDVRVSGKDLIPNHLSMHLYCHTALFPREYWPRSIRANGHLMLNGEKMSKSTGNFMTLRDLTQKYGADASRIALADAGDGVNDANFEEDVADTNILRLYTLKEWCEEMVQDQDQLRTGEFNSFQDALFINDLNAVTKEAVEQYVNTNYKLALKAGLYELTSARDFYREACAAANIKMHKDVVLRYIEVQTLLLAVFAPHWSEYIWLEVLKKEGTIHNARFPEVQEVDASLSAKRDYVRNTASNINSAEGHQLKKKAKGKETSFDPKKPKKLTIFVADKFPAWQAKYIDLLKEMWNTETKSVNDKELNGKIGKMGEMKKAMPFVQNLKRRLQAGEPASAVLEQKLAFDEKETLLQMVPGLKRTGGLAVCEVISVEQGTQRGVSLTDSGKQVEISAPVAEHAVPGQPTFHFENVEA; this comes from the exons ATGGCTTCCACCGATGCCGTTCCCAAGGCCATGGAGTCTCTCCACATCTCTAAGACCAAGGAACTCAAAGGT ACCGAGAAGCGAGATACTCTCATCGCCATTGAGAAGAAATACCAAAAAATATGGGAGGACCAACATGTCTTCGAAGCCGACTCTCCCAGCACTAGCGAGGTGCCCCTCCATTCCGTGTCCGCCGCCGAGCTTCGGGAACAGCAGCCCAAGTTCTTTGGATGCATGGCCTATCCTTATATGAACGGAACTCTGCACGCTGGTCACTCTTTTTCCGTCAGTAAGGTCGAGTTTGCCGCTGGTGTCGCCCGCATGCAGGGCAAGCGCACTCTCTTCCCTATGGGTTTCCACTGCACCGGTATGCCCATCAAGGCCTGTGCCGACAAGCTCGTCAACGAGGTCAAGAAATTCGGCCAAGACTTCGCAGGCTacaaggaggaggaagaggaggttgTCGAGGAGGCCCCCAAGGCCCAGGCTAAGGAAGATATCACCAAGTTCAAGGCGACCAAGGGAAAGGCTGCGGCCAAGACCGTAAAGATGAA GTACCAGTTTCAAATCATGCAAGCAATTGGTATTCCTACCGAGGAGATTCACAAGTTTGCCGACCCTCAGCACTGGCTCCAACACTTTCCTCCCCTGTGCCGGGAAGATCTCACCAACTTTGGATGTCGTATCGACTGGCGCCGATCCTTTGTCACCACCGATGCCAACCCTTATTACGACGCCTTTGTTCGATGGCAGATGAACCGTCTTAAGGAACTGAACAAGATCAAGTTCGGCAAGCGATACACTATCTATTCTATCAAGGACGGCCAGCCCTGCATGGACCACGACCGATCTGATGGAGAAGGTGCCGGCCCTCAGGAGTATACCGCTCTGAAACTCAAGGTTCTCGAGTGGGCTCCCAAGGCCGCTGAGACCCTCAAGGGCAAGCTGCCCGAGCAGGCAAAGGTGTACTGCGTTCCTGCTACGCTGCGTCCCGAGACGATGTATGGTCAAACTTGCTGTTTTGTAGGACCCAAGATTACCTACGGCATCTTCAAGGTCAACGAGACCGACTACTATGTCATGACTGAGCGGGCCGCGAGAAACATGGCTTATCAAGGCATATTTGCTACCGAAGGAGTTATCGAGAAGACGGCTGAGGTTGGTGGCGCTGATCTTGTAGGCACCCTGGTTGATGCTCCCCTGTCCCTTCACAAGGAAGGAGTTCGCATTCTACCCATGGAAACTGTCCTTCCTACCAAGGGCACTGGTGTTGTCACCTCGGTGCCTTCTGACAGTCCCGATGATTACGCAACCGTGACCGATTTGGCCAAGAAGGCCGACTACTACGGCATCACAAAGGAGTGGGCTGAACTCGAGATCTTCCCCATCATTGAAACACCCAGCTATGGTGATCTTTGCGCCCCCTTCCTTGTCAAGAAACTCAAGATTGCTTCTCCCAAGGACACAAAGCAGCTTGAAGAGGCTAAGGAGCTGGCTTACAAGGAGGGTTTCTACCAAGGTATTCTCAAGGTCGGCGAGTTCAAGGGCGAGAAGGTCGAGGTTGCCAAGCCCAAGGTTCGGCAACAAATGATCGATGCCGGCCAGGCCTTTGCCTATTCGGAGCCTGAGCGCAAGGTCACCAGTCGATCTGGCGATGACTGTATTGTCTCTCTGATGGACCAATGGTACCTGGACTACGGTGAGGAGTCGTGGAAGAAGACCACCCTCGACTGGGTCGAGAACGGCTTGAACACCTACACAGCGGAGACCAAGAACCAATTCGAAGGAGTCCTGAACTGGCTGAACCAGTGGGCTTGTGCCCGAAGCTTCGGTCTTGGCTCCAAGTTGCCCTGGGACCCCCAGTTCTTGGTTGAGAGTCTGAGTGATTCAACCATCTACATGGCTTACTACACTATCGCTCACTACCTGCATAACGATATCTTCGGAAAGACCAAGGGCCTGGCAGACATCGGGCCTGAGGCCATGACGGATGAAGTCTGGGACTACGTCTTCTGCCGCGGAGAGCTGACTGATGAGGTCCTCAACAGCAAAATCCCTAAGGAGACTCTCGAGAAAATGCGCCGCGAGTTCGAGTACTTTTATCCCCTCGATGTGCGAGTTTCAGGCAAGGATTTG ATCCCCAACCATCTGAGCATGCATCTCTACTGCCACACTGCGCTTTTCCCTCGCGAGTACTGGCCCCGAAGTATCCGAGCCAACGGTCATCTGATGCTCAACGGCGAGAAGATGAGCAAGAGTACCGGTAACTTCATGACTCTCCGTGATCTTACACAGAAGTATGGAGCGGATGCTTCTCGTATTGCGCTCGCTGATGCCGGTGATGGTGTCAATGACGCCAACTTCGAGGAAGACGTTGCTGATACCAACATCCTGCGACTGTACACTCTCAAGGAGTGGTGCGAGGAGATGGTCCAGGATCAAGACCAGCTTCGAACTGGCGAGTTCAACTCGTTTCAGGACGCTCTTTTCATCAACGACCTAAATGCTGTTACAAAGGAAGCTGTCGAGCAGTACGTCAACACCAACTACAAGCTGGCCCTCAAGGCTGGTCTCTATGAGTTGACAAGCGCTCGTGACTTTTACCGTGAGGCCTGCGCAGCAGCCAATATTAAGATGCACAAGGATGTTGTTCTCCGATATATTGAGGTGCAGACTCTGTTGCTGGCTGTCTTTGCTCCTCACTGGTCCGAATACATCTGGCTTGAGGTGCTCAAGAAGGAGGGCACTATTCACAACGCTCGATTCCCTGAGGTCCAGGAGGTTGATGCTTCTCTGTCGGCGAAGCGCGACTACGTGCGAAACACTGCTTCAAACATTAACTCGGCTGAGGGTCATcaattgaagaagaaggccaagggcAAGGAGACATCATTCGACCCcaagaagcccaagaagctcaCAATCTTCGTCGCCGACAAGTTCCCCGCATGGCAGGCCAAGTACATTGACCTTCTTAAGGAGATGTGGAACACCGAGACCAAGTCAGTCAACGACAAGGAACTCAACGGCAAGATTGGCAAGATGggagagatgaagaaggctaTGCCTTTTGTGCAGAACCTTAAGAGACGACTCCAGGCTGGCGAGCCAGCAAGCGCGGTGCTGGAGCAGAAGCTCGCTTTCGACGAGAAGGAGACTCTCCTGCAAATGGTTCCTGGACTGAAGCGAACTGGAGGTCTGGCTGTTTGTGAAGTGATCTCAGTAGAGCAGGGAACTCAAAGGGGCGTTTCCCTGACGGATAGCGGTAAACAAGTTGAGATCTCAGCACCTGTCGCAGAGCACGCTGTCCCTGGCCAACCAACGTTTCACTTTGAGAACGTCGAGGCTTGA
- a CDS encoding hypothetical protein (SECRETED:SignalP(1-16)) — protein MHASAAVLAFVAVAAAAQTPVAPVATPIATPGAPTNGTKPGHGSGSGSGSGSGSGSEPSNGAAALGLSGLAGVLAVALAL, from the exons ATGCACGCCTCCGCTGCCGTCCTCGCTTTCGTCGCTGTTGCGGCTGCTGCCCAGACCCCTGTGGCCCCCGTTGCTACTCCCATCGCTACTCCCGGTGCCC CTACCAACGGTACTAAGCCCGGTCACGGCTCCGGCTCTGGCTCCGGCTCTGGTTCCGGCTCCGGTTCTGAGCCCTCCAACGGCGCCGCTGCCCTTGGCCTCAGCGGTCTTGCTGGTGTCCTCGCCGTTGCCCTTGCTCTGTAA
- the DPH3 gene encoding Diphthamide biosynthesis protein 3 (BUSCO:59881at5125) — protein MPDDEGISIYDEVEIEDMTFDEAMGVYQFPCPCGDKFQITLEDLLDEQDIAVCPSCSLMIRVIFDLDDLPKPPTSGGQVPITA, from the exons ATGCCCGACGACGAGGGTATTTCAATCTATGATGAGGTCGAGATAGAGGACATGACGTTTGACGAGGCCATGGGAGTTTATCAGTTCCCTTGCCCTTGTGGCGACAAGTTTCAGATCACCCTAGAGGACTTGCTAGATGAACAGGACATTGCTGTATGTCCCAGCTGCAGTCTCATGATTCGAGTTATCTTTGACTTG GACGATCTACCAAAGCCTCCCACCTCAGGCGGGCAGGTCCCCATTACCGCCTGA
- a CDS encoding hypothetical protein (TransMembrane:3 (i114-133o155-174i348-368o)~BUSCO:7961at5125), whose translation MGSQSKLALPGDRTLRGIVSQLTGLYVSNRTRISRAVWITLFAALVNRIRLAISEQKAASVRENAQRAARRGTTSSGSEETPRKKVELNREFFRSLLKLLKIVVPGWRSKESRLLMSHSFFLVLRTLISVRVAEMDGAIVKALVKGNGKEFLKRIVWWMLIAVPATFTNSMLSYHQAELSLKYRSRLTQHIHDKYLSNLIFYGISALDDRIKNPDQLIAVDVSKFSNSLAELYSNLAKPLLDMTIYTWSLSKSVGGEGVVFMSLLVQLSANVMRALTPPFGKYVADEARLEGEFRFQHSRLIDYSEEVALYGGHNAEKDTLDKGYFTLIKHVNYILRRRFYHGFMEDFVIKYFWGALGLMLCSVPVFIKMPGHIAMNMGDRTEAFVTNRRMLLSASDAFGRIMFSYREVMELAGYTSRVATLLDVMSDVQAGHFEKKLVSSSGIEGNEAVLKGRGTVHESNDITFIDVPIISPNGDVLIKALSFTLKHGDHLLVVGPNGCGKSSLFRILGGLWPVYGGTVYKPPFHAIFYIPQRPYLSRGSLRQQIIYPDSLRQMRARGITDADLVEYLKILGLEYLPELYDEGWDAEAEWRDVLSGGLQQRVAMARLFYHRPKYAILDECTSSVTLETEKAMYDTAKSLGVTLMTVSHRRSLWKYHSHILQFDGQGNYVFTKLDADRRLKLEDEKEDLEVRLRQVPELERRIAELTAA comes from the exons ATGGGCTCGCAATCCAAGCTCGCCTTACCAGGCGATCGCACCCTCCGGGGCATCGTATCTCAGCTTACTGGCCTTTACGTCTCTAATCGCACACGTATCTCACGCGCCGTATGGATAACGTTGTTCGCTGCTCTAGTCAATCGAATTCGACTTGCCATTTCTGAACAAAAGGCAGCATCGGTGCGCGAAAATGCACAACGCGCCGCTCGTCGCGGTACCACCTCGAGTGGAAGCGAAGAAACACCAAGAAAAAAGGTGGAATTAAATCGAGAGTTCTTCCGGTCGCTCCTAAAACTACTCAAAATCGTTGTACCGGGATGGCGCAGTAAAGAGTCAAGGCTGTTGATGAGCCACAGTTTCTTCTTGGTTCTCAGGACGCTCATCAGTGTGCGCGTAGCTGAAATGGATGGTGCTATAGTCAAGGCTCTGGTGAAGGGTAACGGGAAGGAATTTTTGAAACGTATAGTATGGTGGATGTTGATTGCTGTTCCCGCAACCTTCACCAACTCCATG CTATCATATCACCAAGCCGAGTTATCGCTGAAGTATCGATCACGGCTCACACAACATATTCACGACAAATATCTTTCCAACTTGATCTTCTATGGTATTTCGGCCCTGGATGATCGAATAAAGAACCCCGACCAGTTGATAGCGGTTGATGTATCGAAGTTCTCTAATAGTCTGGCTGAGCTATACAGCAATTTAGCCAAACCTCTGTTAGACATG ACCATATATACCTGGTCTTTATCTAAGAGCGTCGGTGGCGAAGGCGTCGTCTTCATGTCGCTTTTAGTACAGTTATCAGCCAATGTGATGAGAGCACTGACTCCTCCGTTTGGGAAATACGTTGCCGATGAAGCACGGTTAGAGGGCGAATTCCGTTTCCAACACTCTCGCCTCATCGACTATAGCGAGGAAGTTGCATTATACGGTGGCCACAATGCCGAGAAAGACACGTTAGACAAGGGCTACTTTACTCTTATCAAACACGTCAACTACATTCTTCGGCGGCGATTCTACCACGGATTTATGGAAGATTTCGTCATCAAGTACTTCTGGGGCGCTCTTGGTTTGATGCTTTGCAGTGTCCCTGTCTTTATCAAGATGCCTGGCCACATCGCAATGAACATGGGTGACCGAACAGAGGCCTTTGTTACAAACAGACGAATGCTTCTCTCCGCTTCCGACGCTTTCGGACGCATCATGTTCTCGTACAGGGAAGTGATGGAGTTGGCTGGTTACACATCGCGAGTCGCCACTCTTCTGGACGTGATGAGCGATGTCCAGGCCGGCCACTTTGAGAAGAAGCTCGTATCTTCTTCGGGTATCGAGGGTAACGAGGCCGTACTCAAGGGGCGTGGAACAGTACACGAGAGCAACGATATCACCTTTATTGACGT GCCTATCATATCTCCCAACGGAGACGTTCTGATCAAGGCCCTGTCATTCACCCTCAAGCACGGTGATCACCTGCTTGTCGTTGGACCCAATGGCTGCGGCAAGTCATCCCTGTTCCGCATTCTCGGTGGCCTTTGGCCTGTTTACGGAGGCACTGTTTACAAGCCTCCCTTCCACGCTATCTTCTACATCCCACAGCGCCCATATCTATCTCGAGGCTCTCTCCGACAGCAAATCATCTATCCAGACTCGCTCCGTCAGATGCGTGCCCGCGGTATCACTGATGCAGACCTTGTTGAATACCTTAAGATTCTGGGCCTCGAATACCTTCCTGAATTATACGATGAAGGATGGGACGCCGAGGCTGAGTGGCGCGATGTCCTCTCAGGTGGTCTCCAGCAGCGTGTTGCCATGGCGCGTCTCTTTTACCACCGCCCAAAGTACGCCATACTCGACGAATGTACCAGCAGTGTCACCCTCGAAACGGAAAAGGCAATGTACGATACAGCAAAGTCACTGGGTGTTACTCTCATGACGGTCAGCCACCGTCGAAGTCTATGGAAATACCATTCCCACATTCTTCAATTCGATGGCCAAGGCAATTATGTCTTTACCAAGCTTGACGCTGATCGGCGTCTCAAacttgaagatgagaaggagGACCTCGAGGTCCGGTTACGCCAGGTCCCGGAGCTAGAGCGTCGCATTGCTGAATTAACAGCAGCTTAA